Proteins encoded together in one Sinorhizobium meliloti window:
- a CDS encoding APC family permease has protein sequence MTDVVNAGIAAGTEGKLIRALDWKGAFWVAAGVPPLVLFSIGGIAGTTGKLAFAVWIISMIMGFLQSFTYAEIAGMFANKSGGASVYGATAWLRYSKFIAPLSVWCNWFAWSPVLSLGCVIAAGYILNALFPIPAVDSQAVLDWIGAHAASVSADNPRVAEYIAAHAGTAPEDAVKAVLAADGVAALTPMIRNWSLVSFSIPFLATANINATFLIGGILMLIIFAIQHRGIAGTASVQKWLAMLVLIPLLIIGIYPIVSGHIVASNVTGLVPPTVAYSGEDGTWSNGGWTLFLGGLYIAAWSTYGFETAVCYTRELKNPRTDTFKAIFYSGLVCCLFFFLVPFAFQGVLGHAGMLAPGIIDGTGVAEALGGLIGAGRIVTQLLVVLMILALFLAIMTAMAGSSRTLYQGSKDGWLPKYLDHVNENGAPTRAMWTDFAFNLFLLAIASDVGGYFFVLAVSNVGYIIFNFLNLNSGWIHRIDSAHIERPWKAPTWLIGLNTVLAFVNALFLGAGAKVWGYSNALWVGFIFAALILPVFAYRHYFQDRGRFPLEAMEDLGLSGQNLGVRKAGMLPYLALGAGLAIVLFANWFFQLPA, from the coding sequence ATGACAGATGTGGTGAACGCCGGCATTGCTGCCGGCACCGAGGGAAAGCTTATACGCGCGCTCGATTGGAAGGGCGCTTTCTGGGTGGCAGCTGGCGTGCCGCCGCTCGTGCTTTTCTCCATCGGCGGCATTGCCGGCACGACCGGCAAGCTGGCCTTTGCGGTCTGGATCATTTCGATGATCATGGGCTTCCTGCAATCCTTCACCTATGCGGAAATCGCCGGGATGTTCGCCAACAAGTCCGGCGGCGCCTCCGTCTATGGAGCGACCGCATGGCTGCGCTATTCGAAATTCATCGCTCCGCTTTCCGTCTGGTGCAACTGGTTCGCGTGGTCGCCGGTGCTTTCGCTCGGCTGCGTGATCGCCGCGGGTTATATCCTCAACGCCCTCTTCCCGATTCCTGCGGTGGATTCGCAGGCGGTGCTCGACTGGATCGGCGCCCATGCCGCCTCCGTCAGCGCCGATAACCCCCGTGTCGCCGAGTATATCGCGGCCCATGCCGGCACCGCGCCGGAAGATGCCGTCAAGGCGGTTCTCGCAGCCGACGGCGTAGCGGCGCTGACGCCTATGATCCGCAACTGGTCGCTGGTCAGCTTCAGCATTCCCTTCCTCGCCACGGCCAATATCAACGCCACATTCCTGATCGGCGGCATCCTGATGCTGATCATCTTCGCGATCCAGCATCGGGGCATTGCCGGGACGGCCAGCGTTCAGAAGTGGCTCGCTATGCTCGTCCTCATTCCCTTGCTGATCATCGGCATCTATCCGATCGTCAGCGGCCATATCGTTGCCTCCAACGTCACCGGCCTCGTGCCTCCGACGGTGGCCTATTCCGGCGAGGACGGCACCTGGAGCAATGGCGGCTGGACGCTCTTTCTCGGCGGTCTCTATATTGCCGCCTGGTCGACTTACGGGTTCGAAACGGCGGTCTGCTATACGCGCGAACTGAAGAACCCCCGGACCGATACCTTCAAGGCCATCTTCTATTCCGGCCTCGTCTGTTGCCTGTTCTTCTTCCTCGTACCCTTCGCCTTCCAGGGCGTGCTTGGCCATGCCGGCATGCTGGCGCCCGGCATCATCGACGGCACGGGTGTGGCCGAGGCGCTCGGCGGCCTGATCGGCGCCGGCCGTATCGTCACCCAGCTTCTCGTCGTCCTGATGATTCTCGCGCTCTTCCTGGCCATCATGACGGCGATGGCCGGCTCCTCGCGCACGCTTTACCAGGGTTCGAAGGACGGTTGGCTGCCGAAATATCTCGACCATGTGAACGAGAACGGCGCGCCGACCCGGGCCATGTGGACCGACTTCGCTTTCAATCTGTTCCTGCTTGCCATCGCCTCGGATGTCGGCGGCTACTTCTTCGTGCTCGCCGTCTCCAATGTCGGCTACATCATCTTCAACTTCCTGAACCTCAACTCCGGCTGGATCCACCGTATCGACTCCGCCCATATCGAGCGGCCCTGGAAGGCGCCTACCTGGCTGATTGGCCTGAACACCGTGCTGGCCTTCGTCAACGCGCTCTTCCTGGGTGCCGGCGCTAAGGTCTGGGGCTACTCCAATGCGCTGTGGGTCGGTTTCATCTTCGCCGCGCTGATCCTGCCGGTCTTCGCCTATCGCCATTATTTTCAGGATCGCGGCAGGTTCCCGCTCGAAGCCATGGAGGACCTCGGTCTCTCCGGACAGAACCTCGGGGTCAGGAAAGCGGGCATGTTACCCTATCTGGCGCTCGGCGCAGGCCTCGCCATCGTGCTGTTCGCCAACTGGTTCTTCCAGCTGCCGGCCTGA